A window of bacterium contains these coding sequences:
- the hisC gene encoding histidinol-phosphate transaminase gives MNESTTPRLHPLARKALAALEPYVPGRSAEDVQKQYGLTSVAKLGSNENPLGVSPRIRDALLAVIDGVHHYPDPTCAALRRRVAARFKVTPDHVCVANGVDNVLTCLGLAFLDAGDRCVVGVPTYTAYASLALMLNAVPVEVPVREWRLDLPRMAGAAANAKMVIVCNPNNPTGTIVTHDEVEGFLKSLPPTALAVLDEAYAEFAGDPAFPDAATLLGRYPNLVVLRTFSKIYGLAGLRVGYAVAAPEIIACFNVVREPFPVDRLAQAAAEATLDDEAYVRAAYENNRTGRAWLAASLADLGLRSIPSQANFVLVDLGRPANDVARQLLPHGVIIRPGAMWRLPTWARITVGTAGENRRLIAALKTVLVAR, from the coding sequence GTGAACGAATCCACGACGCCGCGGCTCCATCCCCTCGCGAGAAAGGCGCTCGCCGCGCTCGAGCCCTACGTCCCCGGCCGCTCCGCGGAGGACGTGCAGAAACAGTACGGCCTCACCAGCGTCGCGAAGCTGGGCAGCAACGAGAATCCGCTCGGCGTCTCGCCGCGCATCCGGGACGCGCTGCTCGCCGTGATCGACGGCGTGCATCACTATCCGGACCCGACGTGCGCGGCCCTGCGCCGGCGCGTCGCCGCCCGGTTCAAAGTCACGCCCGACCACGTCTGTGTCGCGAACGGCGTCGACAACGTGCTCACGTGCCTCGGCCTCGCGTTCCTCGACGCGGGGGACCGCTGCGTGGTGGGCGTCCCGACGTACACGGCGTACGCGTCGCTCGCGCTGATGCTCAACGCCGTACCCGTCGAGGTGCCGGTGCGCGAGTGGCGCCTGGACCTCCCGCGGATGGCCGGCGCGGCGGCGAACGCCAAGATGGTGATCGTCTGCAACCCCAACAACCCGACCGGGACGATCGTCACCCACGACGAGGTCGAGGGGTTCCTCAAGAGCCTCCCGCCGACGGCGCTCGCCGTGCTCGACGAGGCGTACGCTGAATTCGCCGGCGATCCGGCGTTCCCGGACGCCGCCACGCTGCTCGGCCGGTATCCTAATCTCGTCGTCCTGCGCACGTTCTCCAAGATTTACGGACTGGCCGGGCTGCGCGTCGGATACGCGGTCGCGGCGCCGGAGATCATCGCCTGCTTCAACGTGGTCCGCGAGCCGTTTCCGGTAGACCGGCTCGCGCAGGCCGCGGCCGAGGCAACGCTCGACGACGAAGCGTATGTCCGCGCCGCCTACGAGAACAACCGGACCGGACGCGCCTGGCTGGCCGCCTCACTCGCGGACCTGGGGCTGCGCAGCATTCCGAGCCAGGCCAACTTCGTGCTGGTCGACCTCGGCCGCCCGGCGAACGATGTCGCTCGGCAGCTGCTGCCGCACGGCGTGATCATCCGGCCCGGCGCGATGTGGCGGCTCCCGACGTGGGCGCGCATCACGGTCGGAACCGCCGGCGAGAACCGCCGCCTGATCGCGGCCCTCAAGACTGTGCTCGTCGCGCGATGA
- a CDS encoding helix-turn-helix transcriptional regulator — translation MGFYQRIGARLRALRLRTGLSQAALGARMGLTAGAINRYEMGHRRVPLEDVPKIASIFRVAPVTLLGAETAAGRIGRSADPADRVREESPVYGGHGRPDAAVRAYAKSLTPARLRALAKRAGVEPRLEPAALRRYAELIAEDFARRARVARLKFHGGRARVARRR, via the coding sequence TTGGGCTTCTATCAGCGAATCGGCGCCCGGCTCCGCGCCCTCAGGCTCCGGACCGGCCTCTCGCAGGCCGCCCTCGGCGCCCGCATGGGGCTCACGGCCGGCGCGATCAACCGTTACGAAATGGGCCACCGCCGGGTGCCGCTTGAGGACGTCCCGAAGATCGCGTCAATTTTCCGCGTCGCGCCAGTGACGCTGCTCGGCGCAGAAACGGCGGCGGGCCGGATCGGCCGATCGGCAGATCCGGCGGACCGCGTCCGGGAAGAATCCCCGGTATACGGTGGACATGGCCGGCCGGACGCCGCGGTGCGCGCCTACGCGAAGTCGCTGACTCCGGCACGGCTGCGCGCCCTCGCCAAACGGGCCGGCGTCGAGCCCCGTCTCGAGCCGGCCGCGCTTCGCCGTTACGCTGAGCTGATCGCCGAGGACTTCGCGAGGCGGGCGCGGGTCGCCCGGCTTAAGTTTCATGGTGGCCGGGCGCGGGTCGCCCGGCGGAGGTAG